A single region of the Nocardioides aurantiacus genome encodes:
- the fdhA gene encoding formaldehyde dehydrogenase, glutathione-independent, with protein MSGNRVVVYKGPGEVAVETVDYPKLEIPKEVADHFGIKQAAPHAVILKLVTTNICGSDQHMVRGRTTAPVGQSLGHEITGEVVEVGDDVLFVKEGDICSVPFNIACGRCRMCFEGKTGICLNVNPARAGAAYGYVDMGGWVGGQAEYVLIPYADFNLLRFPDRDQALEKILDLTMLSDIFPTGYHGAYTAGVTTGSTVYVAGAGPVGLAAAHAAQLLGASVVIVGDMNADRLTQAQSFGCETVDLSQGASLTDLIEQVLGEPEVDAAVDAVGFEARGHGEGAAEAPATVLNDIMTISRAGASLGIPGLYVTGDPGAVDDAAKEGQIGVKLGLGWAKSHAFVTGQCPVKKYNRQLMNLILADKAHVAKAVNAQTIGLDDAPRGYQEFDAGAATKYVIDPHGMVA; from the coding sequence ATGTCCGGAAACCGTGTGGTCGTCTACAAGGGCCCCGGGGAGGTCGCCGTCGAGACGGTGGACTACCCCAAGCTGGAGATCCCCAAGGAGGTCGCGGACCACTTCGGCATCAAGCAGGCCGCCCCGCACGCGGTGATCCTCAAGCTGGTCACCACCAACATCTGCGGGTCCGACCAGCACATGGTGCGAGGTCGTACGACGGCCCCGGTGGGCCAGTCGCTGGGCCACGAGATCACCGGCGAGGTGGTCGAGGTGGGCGACGACGTGCTCTTCGTCAAGGAGGGCGACATCTGCTCGGTGCCGTTCAACATCGCCTGCGGCCGCTGCCGGATGTGCTTCGAGGGCAAGACCGGCATCTGCCTCAACGTCAACCCGGCCCGCGCGGGCGCGGCGTACGGCTACGTCGACATGGGGGGCTGGGTGGGTGGCCAGGCGGAGTACGTCCTGATCCCGTACGCCGACTTCAACCTGCTCCGCTTCCCCGACCGCGACCAGGCGCTGGAGAAGATCCTCGACCTGACGATGCTCTCCGACATCTTCCCGACCGGCTACCACGGCGCCTACACCGCCGGCGTGACCACCGGCTCCACGGTCTACGTCGCCGGAGCCGGCCCGGTCGGCCTCGCCGCCGCCCACGCCGCCCAGCTGCTGGGGGCGTCCGTGGTCATCGTCGGCGACATGAACGCCGACCGCCTCACCCAGGCGCAGAGCTTCGGCTGCGAGACCGTCGACCTCAGCCAGGGCGCGAGCCTGACCGACCTCATCGAGCAGGTCCTGGGCGAGCCGGAGGTCGACGCCGCCGTCGACGCGGTCGGGTTCGAGGCCCGCGGCCACGGCGAGGGGGCCGCCGAGGCGCCCGCGACCGTGCTCAACGACATCATGACGATCTCGCGCGCCGGCGCCTCGCTGGGCATCCCCGGCCTCTACGTCACCGGTGACCCGGGGGCCGTCGACGACGCCGCCAAGGAGGGCCAGATCGGGGTCAAGCTCGGCCTCGGCTGGGCCAAGTCGCACGCCTTCGTCACCGGTCAGTGCCCGGTGAAGAAGTACAACCGCCAGCTGATGAACCTCATCCTGGCCGACAAGGCGCACGTCGCGAAGGCGGTCAACGCCCAGACGATCGGTCTCGACGACGCGCCCCGCGGCTACCAGGAGTTCGACGCCGGCGCCGCGACGAAGTACGTCATCGACCCGCACGGCATGGTCGCCTGA
- a CDS encoding ANTAR domain-containing protein, whose protein sequence is MSTRDSGGATPEAFGRWAYDFRTGQWTFDADLRAMWDIDLGEHGDVADVLVHLHPDDSESIGATVQRSVEEGVAMSGQARLTTRSRGERVFAFLGDVRHDDDGRPVALDGWSIDVTAEVRAVTRDAVDGATRHRRAIEQVKGALMASYRIDEVTAFAILRKQSNGFNVKINDLAEHVSRAMTAGTPRDGQVPPMMELVETVARRLRRAATRAPVGPADDVVGPGAGLTAGDVEDSVAN, encoded by the coding sequence GTGAGCACGAGGGACAGTGGCGGGGCGACCCCCGAGGCGTTCGGCCGGTGGGCCTACGACTTCCGCACCGGCCAGTGGACGTTCGACGCGGACCTCCGGGCGATGTGGGACATCGACCTGGGGGAGCACGGCGACGTCGCCGACGTCCTCGTGCACCTGCACCCCGACGACAGCGAGTCCATCGGTGCCACGGTGCAGCGGTCCGTCGAGGAGGGCGTCGCCATGTCGGGCCAGGCCCGGCTGACGACCCGCTCCCGTGGCGAGCGGGTGTTCGCCTTCCTCGGCGACGTCCGGCACGACGACGACGGCCGTCCCGTGGCGCTCGACGGCTGGTCGATCGACGTCACCGCCGAGGTCCGCGCCGTGACGCGTGACGCCGTCGACGGCGCCACGCGGCACCGGCGTGCCATCGAGCAGGTCAAGGGCGCGCTGATGGCCAGCTACCGCATCGACGAGGTCACCGCGTTCGCGATCCTGCGCAAGCAGTCCAACGGCTTCAACGTCAAGATCAACGACCTGGCCGAGCACGTCTCGCGCGCGATGACGGCGGGCACCCCCCGGGACGGTCAGGTGCCGCCGATGATGGAGCTGGTCGAGACCGTGGCCCGTCGCCTCCGCCGCGCGGCGACACGGGCCCCGGTCGGGCCGGCGGACGACGTCGTGGGGCCGGGGGCCGGCCTCACCGCGGGTGACGTCGAGGACAGCGTCGCCAACTAG
- a CDS encoding SDR family oxidoreductase — translation MSPSSTSPSRPTSLVTGASSGIGLAVARLLVERGHRVVGTSRDPDRLSAQDRVPGVEYRALDLDDLDAVGRFAAGLLADGVEVDVLVNNAGESQCGALEELPLPEVEHLFRVNVLGPVHLTQLLVPGMRERGRGRVVMVGSMLATFPLAYRSSYVATKAAIKGFAEAARFELSPHGVWLTTVEPGSVATGISGRRTVHSQESGPYAAGLRQMLHRLDAAERDGVSAARVAATVLRAVEADPPAPTYAVGSGAPAVHVLRRALPGSVVERVVARRFGLGQHGVRG, via the coding sequence GTGAGCCCCTCCTCGACCTCGCCCTCCCGGCCCACCTCGCTGGTCACCGGCGCCTCCTCCGGCATCGGGCTGGCCGTCGCCCGCCTGCTGGTCGAGCGCGGCCACCGCGTCGTCGGCACCAGCCGCGACCCGGACCGGCTGTCGGCGCAGGACCGGGTGCCGGGGGTGGAGTACCGCGCGCTCGACCTCGACGACCTCGACGCCGTCGGGCGCTTCGCCGCCGGGCTGCTCGCGGACGGCGTGGAGGTCGACGTGCTGGTCAACAACGCCGGCGAGTCGCAGTGCGGCGCCCTCGAGGAGCTCCCCCTGCCCGAGGTCGAGCACCTGTTCCGCGTCAACGTGCTGGGGCCGGTGCACCTCACCCAGCTGCTGGTGCCGGGCATGCGGGAGCGCGGCCGCGGGCGGGTGGTGATGGTCGGCTCGATGCTGGCGACCTTCCCGCTGGCCTACCGCTCCTCCTACGTGGCCACCAAGGCGGCCATCAAGGGGTTCGCCGAGGCGGCGCGCTTCGAGCTGAGCCCGCACGGCGTGTGGCTGACGACCGTCGAGCCCGGGTCGGTCGCGACCGGGATCAGCGGGCGTCGCACCGTCCACTCCCAGGAGTCCGGCCCGTACGCCGCCGGCCTGCGGCAGATGCTGCACCGGCTCGACGCCGCCGAGCGCGACGGGGTGTCCGCGGCGCGGGTGGCGGCCACGGTGCTGCGGGCCGTGGAGGCCGATCCACCGGCTCCGACGTACGCCGTGGGGAGCGGAGCGCCGGCCGTGCACGTGCTCAGGCGCGCGCTCCCCGGCTCCGTCGTCGAGCGCGTCGTGGCCCGTCGGTTCGGCCTCGGCCAGCACGGGGTGCGCGGGTGA
- a CDS encoding SAM-dependent methyltransferase has protein sequence MSGEPVLPPLWQDLEFLSPVSDARADDLAAWVAAGLVDGGTVLDVGCGWAELLLRVLEAAPRARGVGVDLDADRVAEGRSRASARGLGDRVDLVAGPGREVAPGPVEALLVLGSSQVWGPDVEEGLPLDYAAALRAMRGHVVPGARVLYAEAVWSAPPTPAAVAPLSGRDDEFLAPAALAALVADHGFSVRSVEEADLEEWDAFESGFVARQERWLAAHPADHPGAVEVAAAAHSQRTAYAEGYRGVLGFAFLRLVAV, from the coding sequence GTGAGCGGCGAGCCCGTGCTGCCGCCGCTGTGGCAGGACCTGGAGTTCCTGAGCCCGGTCTCCGACGCCCGCGCCGACGACCTGGCGGCCTGGGTGGCCGCGGGACTGGTCGACGGCGGCACCGTCCTCGACGTCGGCTGCGGCTGGGCCGAGCTGCTGCTGCGCGTGCTCGAGGCGGCCCCGCGGGCGCGCGGCGTCGGGGTCGACCTCGACGCCGACCGGGTCGCGGAGGGCCGGAGCCGGGCCTCGGCGCGGGGGCTGGGTGACCGGGTCGACCTCGTCGCCGGCCCGGGCCGCGAGGTCGCCCCCGGACCGGTCGAGGCGCTGCTGGTGCTGGGGTCCAGCCAGGTCTGGGGCCCGGACGTCGAGGAGGGCCTGCCGCTGGACTACGCCGCCGCGCTGCGGGCCATGCGCGGGCACGTGGTCCCCGGCGCGCGGGTCCTCTACGCCGAGGCGGTGTGGTCGGCTCCCCCGACCCCCGCCGCGGTCGCACCGCTGTCGGGCCGCGACGACGAGTTCCTCGCCCCGGCCGCGCTGGCCGCCCTCGTCGCCGACCACGGCTTCTCGGTCCGGTCCGTCGAAGAGGCCGACCTCGAGGAGTGGGACGCCTTCGAGTCCGGCTTCGTCGCCCGGCAGGAGCGCTGGCTCGCCGCGCACCCCGCCGACCACCCGGGCGCCGTGGAGGTCGCCGCCGCGGCGCACTCCCAGCGCACGGCGTACGCCGAGGGCTACCGCGGCGTGCTCGGGTTCGCCTTCCTGCGGCTCGTCGCGGTCTGA
- a CDS encoding peptidylprolyl isomerase encodes MTSPRRSLAALSAPLLVALAVLAGCGSEETTTPSSADRGQCSYPDSASPVETKTVDKPPADPPADEPSQVTIATDRGDVKVSLDPDKAPCTVNSFLSLADQGYFDDTPCHRLTTGGLNVLQCGDPSGTGQGGPGYSFADEPTEDDPRLQPCLGQVDQTTGTEVCTYPAGTLAMANAGPDTNGSQFFLVYADSPLPAAYTPFGRMSAAGVEVVKKVAAQGVAADGTAPKQSVTIESVE; translated from the coding sequence ATGACTTCCCCACGCCGCTCGCTCGCCGCCCTGTCCGCCCCCCTGCTCGTCGCGCTGGCCGTCCTGGCCGGGTGCGGGAGCGAGGAGACCACGACCCCCAGCTCGGCCGACCGGGGGCAGTGCTCCTACCCCGACTCCGCCTCCCCCGTGGAGACGAAGACGGTGGACAAGCCCCCGGCCGACCCGCCGGCCGACGAGCCCTCGCAGGTGACCATCGCCACCGACCGCGGTGACGTCAAGGTCAGCCTCGACCCCGACAAGGCGCCCTGCACGGTCAACTCGTTCCTGTCGCTGGCCGACCAGGGCTACTTCGACGACACGCCGTGCCACCGCCTCACCACCGGCGGCCTGAACGTGCTGCAGTGCGGCGACCCGAGCGGCACCGGCCAGGGGGGCCCGGGCTACTCCTTCGCCGACGAGCCGACCGAGGACGATCCCCGGCTGCAGCCCTGCCTCGGCCAGGTCGACCAGACGACCGGCACCGAGGTCTGCACCTACCCCGCCGGCACGCTCGCGATGGCCAACGCCGGGCCGGACACCAACGGGTCGCAGTTCTTCCTGGTCTACGCCGACTCGCCGCTGCCCGCGGCGTACACCCCCTTCGGCCGGATGAGCGCCGCCGGCGTCGAGGTCGTCAAGAAGGTCGCCGCCCAGGGCGTCGCCGCCGACGGGACGGCGCCGAAGCAGTCGGTGACGATCGAGTCGGTGGAGTAG
- a CDS encoding aldo/keto reductase family protein — protein sequence MEFRYLGHSGLKISEITYGNWLTHGSQVENDVATQCVRAALDEGISTFDTADVYANTAAETVLGEALKGERRESLEIFTKVYFPTGPRGKNDTGLSRKHILESIEGSLTRLQTDYVDLYQAHRYDTETPLEETMQAFADVVRQGKALYIGVSEWTAEQLREGHALAKELGVQLISSQPQYSMLWRVIEDEVVPTSRELGISQIVWSPIAQGVLTGKYKPGQAPPEGSRAADEKGGADMIKRFMNDDTLTRVQDLQPVADELDLSMAQLAVAWVLQNDNVAAALVGASRPEQVTENVRAAGVRIPAELMTRIDEVLGDLPETDGAKTAEGMPQQRLA from the coding sequence ATGGAATTCCGCTACCTCGGCCACTCCGGCCTGAAGATCTCCGAGATCACCTACGGCAACTGGCTCACCCACGGCTCCCAGGTCGAGAACGACGTCGCCACGCAGTGCGTGCGCGCCGCGCTCGACGAGGGCATCAGCACCTTCGACACCGCCGACGTCTACGCCAACACCGCCGCCGAGACGGTGCTCGGCGAGGCCCTCAAGGGCGAGCGCCGCGAGTCGCTCGAGATCTTCACCAAGGTCTACTTCCCGACCGGTCCCCGCGGCAAGAACGACACCGGGCTGTCCCGCAAGCACATCCTGGAGTCCATCGAGGGCTCGCTGACCCGCCTGCAGACCGACTACGTCGACCTCTACCAGGCCCACCGCTACGACACCGAGACGCCGCTCGAGGAGACGATGCAGGCGTTCGCCGACGTCGTCCGTCAGGGCAAGGCGCTCTACATCGGTGTCAGCGAGTGGACCGCCGAGCAGCTCCGCGAGGGCCACGCGCTGGCCAAGGAGCTGGGGGTCCAGCTGATCTCCTCGCAGCCGCAGTACTCCATGCTCTGGCGCGTCATCGAGGACGAGGTCGTGCCCACCAGCCGCGAGCTCGGCATCTCCCAGATCGTGTGGTCGCCCATCGCCCAGGGCGTGCTGACCGGGAAGTACAAGCCCGGCCAGGCCCCGCCCGAGGGCTCCCGCGCCGCCGACGAGAAGGGCGGCGCCGACATGATCAAGCGGTTCATGAACGACGACACCCTCACCCGGGTGCAGGACCTGCAGCCCGTCGCCGACGAGCTCGACCTGAGCATGGCGCAGCTGGCCGTCGCCTGGGTGCTGCAGAACGACAACGTCGCCGCCGCGCTGGTCGGGGCCTCGCGCCCCGAGCAGGTCACCGAGAACGTCCGTGCGGCCGGGGTGAGGATCCCCGCCGAGCTGATGACGCGCATCGACGAGGTCCTGGGCGACCTGCCCGAGACCGACGGCGCCAAGACGGCCGAGGGCATGCCCCAGCAGCGCCTGGCCTGA